Proteins encoded within one genomic window of Cytophagales bacterium:
- a CDS encoding tetratricopeptide repeat protein produces MRTLFACLFFIPILLSAQIPAIDDSLNQMGDKVETVDWLNDTLKVFPRADLAALEYYAKYSIELARQLEYKQGEAQALGYLGISYWGRDRHQEAMEQYLEALRLFREIGDQARSARVLVNIGNTYDELGQTDKAMEYVQEAIDILTELDDQKRLSQAQLNLGVIFFYQEAYDSSLFYFEEVMKFRIQGQDTAGIALLNLNIANVYEFKKDITTAADYYLKALNMVKPEDLLRANIYLGLGNAYLLTGRDVAGLKYLDSGLNMAVETEQAYMQQVAVSYFKEHYLRQNEFEKAYEYLEQEYELDDQIRGEKVQEQVEVLTLKFEDEKKAKQLAELETEKAQQRLFFIAIVLTSVLLLSLAIFIVLTLRNRERVAKKQSVLLQERLDQKSKELASYALNFIQKNELLGELSDKVNELKDISNDKMHRGLNQLNNIIGGSMRIDQDWETFRLMFEEVHSGFLMRLKEEHMDLGNADLKLCALLRLNMNLKESSRILGISADSVKTARSRLRKKLGLKTEENLVDFLISFDNRSKTLETLHYN; encoded by the coding sequence ATGAGGACACTTTTTGCCTGCCTTTTCTTTATTCCTATTTTGCTATCTGCTCAAATACCCGCCATTGATGATTCATTGAACCAAATGGGCGATAAGGTTGAGACGGTCGACTGGTTGAATGATACGTTGAAAGTATTCCCAAGGGCAGACCTTGCGGCCTTGGAATACTATGCCAAATATTCGATTGAATTGGCGCGACAACTTGAGTATAAGCAAGGAGAAGCGCAGGCACTTGGTTACCTGGGTATATCTTATTGGGGAAGGGATCGACATCAGGAGGCGATGGAGCAGTATCTGGAGGCACTTAGACTTTTTCGGGAAATTGGTGACCAGGCCCGTTCAGCCAGGGTATTAGTCAATATTGGCAATACTTATGATGAGCTTGGGCAAACGGATAAAGCCATGGAATACGTGCAAGAGGCCATCGATATCCTCACCGAACTGGACGATCAAAAACGACTTTCGCAGGCACAATTGAATCTTGGCGTGATCTTCTTTTATCAGGAAGCCTACGATTCGTCCCTTTTCTATTTCGAAGAAGTCATGAAATTTCGGATACAGGGGCAGGATACTGCAGGTATTGCTCTGCTTAATCTGAACATTGCCAATGTCTATGAATTCAAGAAGGACATAACCACCGCAGCCGATTATTATCTAAAAGCGTTGAATATGGTCAAGCCTGAAGACCTGCTTCGGGCGAATATCTATTTAGGACTGGGCAATGCTTATTTACTGACGGGGCGAGATGTGGCAGGACTAAAGTACCTGGATTCCGGTTTGAACATGGCTGTGGAAACGGAACAAGCTTATATGCAGCAAGTGGCAGTTTCTTACTTCAAAGAACATTACCTGCGCCAAAATGAGTTTGAAAAGGCCTACGAATACCTGGAACAGGAATATGAACTGGATGATCAGATCCGTGGAGAAAAAGTACAGGAGCAAGTGGAGGTCTTGACGCTGAAATTTGAAGATGAGAAAAAAGCGAAGCAACTGGCGGAACTAGAAACGGAGAAAGCGCAACAGCGACTTTTCTTCATCGCTATCGTGCTAACGAGTGTTCTTTTACTCTCTTTGGCGATTTTTATTGTTCTCACTTTGAGGAACCGCGAACGGGTAGCGAAAAAGCAATCCGTATTACTACAAGAGCGATTGGATCAAAAGAGTAAAGAGCTGGCTTCCTATGCGTTGAACTTCATTCAAAAGAACGAATTGCTGGGAGAATTATCTGACAAGGTGAATGAACTCAAAGACATCTCCAATGACAAGATGCATCGTGGACTTAATCAGTTGAATAACATCATCGGAGGGAGTATGCGCATTGATCAGGATTGGGAAACTTTCCGGCTGATGTTTGAGGAAGTTCACAGTGGTTTTCTGATGCGATTGAAGGAGGAACACATGGATTTGGGAAATGCAGACCTCAAGCTTTGTGCTTTGCTACGATTGAACATGAACCTGAAGGAATCTTCCCGGATTTTGGGGATTAGTGCAGACAGTGTGAAGACCGCCAGAAGTCGTTTACGTAAAAAGTTAGGCCTGAAAACCGAAGAAAATCTGGTTGATTTCCTCATCAGTTTCGATAATCGTTCTAAAACGTTAGAAACACTTCATTATAATTAA
- a CDS encoding PAS domain S-box protein codes for MGEIIDASLASLQRQVIGLQKKLTIIQKEHSRTLEKTNHHFKELFNSSSDLIQIFQPRGEIIFVNDAWKNKLGYSENELKDLRFVDAIHPDHRRSTLEKLLKITAGVKSEKLDTVLISKYGKNIFVKGTMTCVFEDEIPIEYHCIFFDITERVRAEKAQSLYYKIASLTIQQRNIDEFYNRVYEELKNFLKVRNFAIALKNPNKKGFHFPYVTNESTNPEATAQLDHLLANYTFDYGKPLIMYAEGIEKVLERKGLKTIQPVPRIWLGVVMRYSNKAVGVMSVYSYRHETGYNDKDLELLDFIGGQVSLALQRRSDERKIEDQAARLSAIFESTTHQIWSVDRNYSFTSFNENFSESFQGNYGFQPELGMSLTGKRLQKVEKIDKKLWLGQYRKAFDGEIINFQQMLVSGNGKEIWRDIFLNPIYMPDGSIDEVSVLANDITEKKDSERSLMESEEKFRNIFESFQDIYFRCDVQGIISMVSPSVQEVLGFTSKELIGRNIGDYFLSKIGFTELIKELFSKKRIRNIEGNALTKSGEEINFLCNVRIVSKISRRIEIEGVARDITRLKNTNVELRKAKELAEHSLQIKERFLANMSHEIRTPMNGIIGMIDLLGSTSLDGEQSEYVRTIKHSSDTLLHILNDILDLSKIEAGKMELRKKPVRLVETFERVYELFSQQAYLNNTQLYYHLDNKMPEWVLADETRLLQVISNLTSNAIKFSHTKGNINISIRIREEERDQITFQVSVKDSGIGISEEDQEKLFQSFSQVDNSSSKIYGGTGLGLVISKELVKSMNGDIGVVSTPGLGSTFWFTFHATRITEPSEFEEPQEEPFIVKEFTSTEPRVLLVDDNDINRRVASQILKKSGCQVEEAKDGFLAIEMVDKEVFDLIFMDIQMPKMDGVEATAKIKTLGKETLPPIVAMTAYSMEEDRAKFLSQGMDDYLAKPIKASSLIEKVKNWVNFEPKTTVDSEVFSKDAELLVINQNTLNHLHKYGGTELIQSVLEEFDEEAGEQVTNAPIWLASKDIESLRTALHTLKGNAGTLGIEKLSRIAEYIEKKIKENNFDHLEKDLDDLNQSFLEFQDSYRNLLID; via the coding sequence ATGGGTGAGATTATTGATGCTTCCTTAGCAAGTCTCCAGAGACAAGTGATCGGTTTGCAAAAGAAGCTGACCATCATTCAGAAGGAGCATTCACGCACCCTTGAGAAAACTAATCATCATTTCAAGGAGCTTTTCAACAGTTCCAGCGATCTCATCCAGATCTTTCAACCGCGCGGTGAGATCATTTTCGTGAACGACGCATGGAAAAACAAGTTGGGATATTCCGAGAATGAATTGAAGGACTTAAGATTCGTTGATGCGATACATCCGGACCACCGACGATCTACCTTAGAAAAGTTACTAAAGATCACAGCAGGGGTCAAAAGTGAAAAGCTGGATACCGTATTGATCTCAAAATACGGAAAAAATATTTTCGTAAAAGGGACAATGACCTGTGTCTTCGAGGATGAGATCCCCATCGAATACCATTGTATTTTCTTTGATATTACGGAACGTGTTCGAGCAGAAAAGGCCCAGAGTCTCTATTATAAAATCGCATCGCTAACCATTCAGCAAAGGAACATCGACGAATTCTATAACCGGGTGTACGAGGAACTAAAAAACTTCCTCAAAGTTCGGAACTTCGCCATCGCTCTGAAAAACCCGAACAAAAAAGGATTTCACTTTCCTTATGTGACCAACGAGTCCACCAACCCCGAGGCCACTGCGCAGCTGGACCACCTGCTCGCTAATTACACCTTCGATTATGGGAAGCCCCTGATCATGTATGCCGAGGGGATCGAAAAGGTCCTGGAACGAAAAGGCCTCAAAACCATTCAGCCTGTTCCAAGGATATGGCTTGGAGTTGTTATGCGGTATTCTAACAAAGCTGTTGGAGTAATGTCCGTCTACTCCTACCGTCATGAAACCGGCTACAATGACAAAGACCTGGAACTACTGGACTTCATTGGCGGTCAGGTAAGTCTGGCGCTGCAGCGGAGAAGTGACGAACGAAAAATCGAAGATCAGGCCGCTCGATTGAGTGCCATTTTCGAAAGCACCACGCACCAGATCTGGAGTGTGGACCGTAATTATAGTTTCACTTCCTTCAACGAGAATTTTTCAGAGTCTTTTCAAGGCAACTATGGGTTCCAACCTGAGTTGGGCATGAGCCTGACAGGTAAGCGGCTGCAGAAAGTAGAAAAGATTGATAAGAAATTATGGCTAGGGCAATACCGTAAAGCATTCGATGGAGAGATCATCAATTTCCAACAAATGCTCGTCAGCGGTAATGGAAAAGAGATTTGGAGAGACATCTTCCTTAATCCAATTTACATGCCTGATGGGAGTATCGATGAAGTATCCGTACTGGCCAATGATATTACAGAAAAAAAGGACAGTGAACGTTCGTTGATGGAAAGTGAGGAGAAGTTTCGGAATATCTTCGAATCGTTTCAGGATATCTATTTCCGATGTGATGTGCAAGGCATCATTTCTATGGTAAGTCCTTCGGTACAGGAAGTACTTGGCTTTACCTCGAAAGAATTGATCGGTAGAAACATAGGTGACTATTTCCTCTCAAAAATTGGTTTCACTGAGCTTATCAAAGAACTGTTCAGTAAAAAGCGGATCAGAAACATTGAAGGGAATGCGCTCACCAAATCGGGAGAGGAAATCAACTTCCTCTGCAACGTGAGAATTGTTTCAAAGATCAGTCGCAGAATAGAGATTGAAGGGGTTGCTCGAGACATTACCCGACTCAAAAACACCAACGTCGAACTTCGAAAAGCCAAGGAACTGGCGGAGCACTCCCTGCAAATAAAGGAGCGTTTCCTCGCTAATATGAGTCATGAGATCCGTACGCCAATGAATGGGATCATCGGCATGATCGATTTGTTAGGATCTACCTCGTTGGATGGAGAGCAATCTGAATATGTGCGTACAATCAAACACTCTTCGGACACCCTGCTTCATATTCTCAATGATATTCTTGACCTGTCTAAGATCGAAGCAGGTAAAATGGAGTTGCGAAAGAAGCCCGTACGGTTAGTAGAAACCTTCGAACGGGTTTACGAACTTTTCTCGCAGCAGGCGTACCTTAATAACACCCAGCTCTACTACCATCTGGACAACAAGATGCCCGAATGGGTCTTGGCGGACGAGACCCGGTTACTTCAGGTCATTTCGAACCTGACTTCAAATGCAATCAAATTCTCGCATACAAAAGGCAACATCAATATTTCTATCCGAATCCGTGAGGAAGAGAGAGATCAAATTACCTTCCAGGTCTCAGTGAAAGATTCGGGCATTGGGATTTCCGAAGAAGATCAGGAAAAGCTATTCCAAAGTTTCAGTCAGGTAGACAATTCCAGTTCGAAGATCTACGGCGGAACCGGTTTGGGACTGGTGATCTCCAAAGAACTCGTCAAATCGATGAATGGTGACATAGGTGTGGTTTCCACTCCAGGACTAGGGAGTACCTTTTGGTTTACCTTTCATGCTACTCGAATCACTGAGCCATCAGAGTTTGAGGAACCGCAAGAGGAACCCTTCATTGTCAAAGAGTTTACCAGTACCGAACCTCGGGTATTGCTAGTGGACGATAATGATATTAACCGAAGAGTCGCCAGCCAAATCCTGAAAAAGTCCGGTTGCCAGGTCGAGGAGGCCAAAGATGGCTTTTTAGCCATAGAAATGGTAGACAAGGAGGTTTTCGATTTGATCTTCATGGACATTCAGATGCCTAAAATGGATGGCGTTGAGGCCACAGCAAAGATCAAGACCCTGGGCAAGGAAACGCTTCCTCCTATCGTAGCCATGACCGCCTACTCCATGGAAGAAGATCGGGCAAAATTCCTGAGTCAGGGAATGGATGATTATCTGGCCAAGCCCATCAAAGCAAGCTCACTCATTGAAAAAGTGAAAAACTGGGTCAATTTTGAACCGAAGACCACAGTTGATAGTGAAGTCTTTTCGAAAGACGCAGAATTACTGGTCATCAATCAGAATACGCTCAACCACTTACACAAATACGGTGGGACAGAACTGATCCAAAGTGTATTGGAAGAATTTGATGAGGAGGCAGGTGAACAAGTGACCAATGCGCCCATATGGCTCGCTTCAAAAGATATTGAGTCTCTTCGCACCGCATTACACACGTTAAAAGGGAATGCAGGAACCCTCGGCATTGAAAAACTATCACGAATCGCGGAATACATTGAAAAAAAGATAAAAGAAAATAACTTTGATCATCTGGAAAAAGATTTGGACGACCTCAACCAATCGTTCCTTGAATTCCAGGATAGCTATAGAAACCTTTTAATAGATTAA
- the pfkA gene encoding 6-phosphofructokinase — MKSIGVFTSGGDAPGMNACIRSVVRTSLFLGIDVYGIKYGYNGMIEGDIYKMKSYSVSNILQRGGTILKSARSKEFMTPEGRKKAYDQLKKRGIEGLVAIGGDGTFTGANIFHEEFGIPTVGAPGTIDNDLYGSDFTIGFDTAVNTALDSIDKIRDTANSHDRVFFVEVMGRHSGYIAIQCAIGGGAEMVMVPETSTTINDVIQTLKEGRDRQKTSSIVICAEGGQQGSALEVAAKVATELPGLDIRVSTLGHMQRGGSPTSMDRILASRLGMAAVEGLLNGETNVMAGIIDKKVRYTSFKLAISKAKPINEDLMRLVQVLSI; from the coding sequence ATGAAAAGCATTGGAGTATTTACTTCTGGAGGGGACGCGCCTGGGATGAATGCATGCATTCGATCTGTAGTTCGGACTTCCTTGTTTTTGGGAATAGATGTCTACGGTATCAAATACGGATACAATGGCATGATAGAAGGAGACATCTACAAGATGAAATCCTATTCGGTGAGCAACATCCTTCAAAGAGGCGGTACCATCCTGAAATCTGCACGAAGCAAAGAATTCATGACGCCAGAAGGTCGTAAAAAGGCTTACGATCAGTTGAAAAAAAGAGGAATCGAAGGATTGGTTGCCATTGGCGGAGATGGAACATTTACAGGAGCTAATATTTTCCACGAGGAATTTGGCATTCCGACTGTCGGAGCACCAGGAACGATCGATAATGACCTTTATGGATCAGACTTTACCATTGGTTTCGATACGGCAGTAAACACCGCATTGGACTCCATTGATAAAATTCGAGATACTGCAAATTCTCACGACCGGGTCTTCTTTGTGGAAGTGATGGGTCGCCATTCCGGATACATTGCTATCCAATGCGCCATTGGTGGTGGAGCTGAAATGGTAATGGTACCAGAAACTTCAACTACGATCAATGACGTGATCCAAACGTTGAAGGAAGGTCGAGATCGTCAAAAAACCTCTTCTATTGTCATCTGTGCAGAAGGTGGTCAGCAAGGCAGCGCGCTGGAAGTGGCTGCCAAAGTAGCTACTGAATTACCCGGACTTGACATTCGAGTATCAACATTAGGGCACATGCAGCGTGGTGGATCTCCAACTTCTATGGATCGTATCCTTGCTTCGAGGCTAGGTATGGCTGCTGTCGAAGGTCTGCTCAACGGAGAAACTAACGTCATGGCGGGGATCATCGACAAAAAAGTGCGTTACACCAGTTTTAAACTTGCGATATCCAAAGCCAAACCGATCAACGAAGACTTGATGCGTTTGGTGCAGGTATTAAGTATTTAA
- a CDS encoding response regulator has translation MGKKILVAEDSSVIQNLTKRILTIQNYEITSVKNGAQVLDKLGASPYDLVLLDIHMPIMDGMTCAKEIRSNDPGGNKDIPIIAITGNAKNYSMEDFKEVGINDYLPKPLNYDNMVELVKSYVEK, from the coding sequence ATGGGCAAAAAAATACTTGTGGCGGAAGATAGTTCAGTGATCCAGAACCTAACCAAGCGGATACTGACTATTCAAAATTATGAAATCACTTCGGTAAAAAACGGAGCGCAGGTACTGGACAAACTCGGAGCAAGTCCGTATGATCTGGTACTTTTGGACATTCACATGCCCATTATGGATGGCATGACTTGTGCAAAAGAGATTCGTTCAAATGATCCAGGCGGCAATAAGGACATTCCGATCATTGCCATTACGGGGAATGCGAAGAATTATTCCATGGAGGACTTCAAGGAAGTAGGAATCAATGACTATTTACCCAAACCTCTGAACTATGATAACATGGTAGAGCTGGTAAAGTCTTATGTAGAGAAATAA
- a CDS encoding GNAT family N-acetyltransferase yields MNKSFTLGVSAARMQRFRTALDACENVANHLASKLSTLKPGLVIRGITAKDNTSIARFLNHIFLYKGHLASEALQQDQELSDIYRSYKEKNAFFGVMINDKEVVGTIGFKPMEDHEVCKLKKFHLCPEFTSPDHANKLLNYALDKARSMNFNTCMIQVLPGEPELQNFLLMHGFNPSCGEIKKSGNYLCREL; encoded by the coding sequence ATGAACAAATCATTCACACTAGGAGTCTCTGCTGCGAGGATGCAGCGATTCCGCACTGCTTTAGACGCTTGCGAAAATGTCGCCAATCATTTAGCAAGTAAGCTGTCTACATTGAAACCCGGATTGGTCATACGGGGAATTACCGCGAAGGATAACACCTCCATTGCCAGGTTTTTGAATCACATTTTTTTATACAAAGGCCACCTGGCTTCTGAGGCGTTGCAACAGGATCAGGAGCTAAGTGATATCTACCGATCGTATAAGGAAAAGAATGCCTTTTTTGGCGTCATGATCAATGACAAAGAAGTTGTTGGAACCATAGGATTCAAACCAATGGAAGATCATGAGGTGTGTAAGCTGAAGAAGTTTCACTTATGTCCTGAGTTTACTTCACCAGATCATGCCAATAAGTTGCTGAACTATGCACTTGATAAGGCACGGTCGATGAACTTTAATACATGCATGATTCAAGTGCTTCCAGGTGAACCAGAACTTCAAAACTTCCTGTTGATGCATGGATTTAACCCTAGTTGCGGAGAGATTAAAAAGTCTGGGAACTACCTGTGCCGAGAGCTTTAG
- the miaA gene encoding tRNA (adenosine(37)-N6)-dimethylallyltransferase MiaA — protein MSAAPEKYLLSIVGPTASGKTSMAIELAKWLDTEIISADSRQFFKELEIGTAKPTPEELAQAPHHFVNHCQIDQRYDVGQFEREVLEKLEELYRVHKVVIMVGGSGLYCKAVWEGLDEFPEIDLSYREALKNELNWHGLTPLLSELEKADPEYYELVDRQNPQRIIRALEVIRATQQTFTSFRAQKAPKIPRNFKNIKVGIEMPRDVLYARIEHRMDLMIEAGLFDEAREMLPYRQYNALQTVGYTEIFRHFDGEYDREEAVRLLKRNTRRFAKRQFTWFKRDPEIKWYHPDQIEMIKDDILTALNT, from the coding sequence ATGAGTGCAGCGCCAGAAAAATATTTGTTATCAATCGTAGGACCTACCGCAAGTGGAAAAACTTCAATGGCCATTGAGCTAGCCAAATGGCTTGATACGGAGATCATTTCGGCAGATTCACGTCAGTTTTTTAAGGAATTGGAAATTGGTACGGCGAAACCTACACCTGAAGAGTTGGCGCAAGCTCCACATCATTTTGTGAATCACTGTCAGATCGATCAACGATACGATGTAGGACAGTTTGAACGTGAGGTACTGGAGAAGCTTGAGGAGCTATACCGAGTGCATAAGGTAGTGATCATGGTAGGTGGTTCCGGGCTTTATTGCAAAGCTGTTTGGGAAGGATTAGATGAATTTCCTGAGATTGATCTCTCCTATAGGGAGGCCTTAAAAAATGAGCTTAATTGGCACGGATTAACACCTTTGTTATCCGAATTGGAAAAAGCTGATCCGGAATATTATGAATTGGTGGACCGGCAAAACCCACAACGTATTATAAGGGCTTTGGAAGTGATCCGGGCAACGCAACAGACTTTCACGTCTTTCAGAGCACAGAAAGCACCCAAAATCCCTCGAAATTTTAAGAACATCAAAGTGGGGATAGAAATGCCTCGTGATGTACTTTATGCCCGCATCGAACACAGAATGGACCTCATGATTGAAGCAGGTCTATTTGATGAGGCCAGGGAAATGTTACCTTATCGGCAATACAATGCACTACAAACGGTGGGATACACCGAAATTTTCCGACATTTCGATGGTGAATATGATCGTGAAGAAGCGGTCAGGTTATTGAAACGCAATACCCGTCGATTCGCAAAAAGGCAATTCACCTGGTTCAAAAGAGATCCTGAAATTAAGTGGTATCATCCCGACCAGATTGAAATGATCAAGGATGATATTTTGACTGCCTTAAATACTTAA
- a CDS encoding tetratricopeptide repeat protein has product MKVKLLIAFLLFSFVSKAQDGLGTPEATQFYQTGSKLLKEEKYAEAKIEFNKALAINRQNPEYHYARGLTHYHMGKRHSAINDLNRAINLDNTQSNYFYYLGIIYHDLEDFAKSNEFMALTLENNATSFLKVSEANVQFHIGVNHIKLEDYSRAHEVFADILQTNPKHTSALINRGIALGFMERYEEACSDFTQASSLGSSNASAYMKKYCNGDKKVVANP; this is encoded by the coding sequence ATGAAGGTCAAATTACTCATTGCGTTTTTACTGTTTTCTTTTGTCAGCAAAGCTCAGGATGGTTTGGGTACTCCGGAAGCCACTCAATTCTACCAGACGGGCTCCAAATTACTGAAGGAAGAGAAATACGCGGAAGCCAAAATAGAATTCAACAAAGCCCTGGCGATCAATCGTCAAAATCCGGAATATCACTACGCTAGAGGCCTGACTCATTACCATATGGGGAAAAGACACTCAGCCATCAATGACCTGAATAGGGCCATCAATCTTGATAATACGCAATCCAACTACTTCTATTATCTGGGAATCATTTACCACGACCTGGAAGATTTTGCCAAGTCCAACGAATTCATGGCCTTGACATTAGAGAATAACGCTACCTCTTTTTTAAAGGTCTCAGAAGCCAACGTGCAGTTCCACATAGGTGTCAACCACATCAAACTGGAAGATTATTCACGAGCCCACGAAGTATTTGCAGACATTCTGCAGACAAACCCCAAACATACCAGTGCATTGATCAATCGAGGAATTGCTCTTGGGTTCATGGAGCGATACGAAGAAGCCTGTTCCGACTTTACGCAAGCTTCATCTCTCGGGAGTAGCAATGCCTCTGCCTACATGAAAAAGTATTGCAATGGCGATAAGAAGGTAGTCGCTAATCCATAA
- a CDS encoding NFACT RNA binding domain-containing protein: protein MFHSYYFIRKLSKALGQKLTGWEFVACFSQNKDEIVFGLAHDQEECYIKCNFDPQVSLIDFPSDFKRARKNSIDLFPEILGKKIETVHQVDWDRSFYFQLSDGAQLLFKLHGRRSNVLLFKDKEESKVFRHVLASDQQTDLNSLARTISIDHPQAEDLRQLRMLLGKTISASATDDEVLKMSLNLLVANKIYLHKNQQGKPEVSLLEPTQFDFESDDPIKICQELHLSFVRDYLFLHKKQSIVNLLKKRQSKTEKALESYQLHLKKINTRRSYEEVANIVMANLHQFKPGQEKIVLEDFYTNRPIEIKIKRGVKPQHHAENLYRKGKNEKIERQKTEESIAAKEEELFALMAQLEDLEPVDNFRTLNQFVKEKKLDPSKGATSETILPYKEVIYMGFQIWIGKHSKANDELTLKYARKDDTWLHAKDVSGSHVVIKNAGNKTIPTPVLEKAAALAAHHSKRKSDSLCPVIYTPKKFVRKRKGDPPGAVVVEREQVIMIAPSPEI from the coding sequence ATGTTCCACAGTTATTACTTCATACGTAAGCTGTCAAAAGCTTTAGGACAGAAACTCACCGGCTGGGAGTTTGTTGCGTGCTTCAGCCAAAACAAAGATGAAATCGTTTTTGGACTAGCCCATGATCAGGAAGAATGCTACATCAAATGTAATTTTGATCCGCAAGTAAGCTTGATTGACTTTCCTTCCGATTTCAAACGAGCTCGAAAAAACAGCATTGACCTTTTCCCCGAGATTCTTGGAAAGAAAATAGAGACGGTTCACCAGGTTGATTGGGACAGAAGCTTCTATTTCCAATTATCTGATGGTGCTCAGCTACTTTTCAAACTCCATGGTCGTCGAAGTAATGTCCTGCTGTTCAAAGACAAAGAGGAATCGAAAGTGTTCCGACATGTTCTTGCCTCGGATCAACAGACGGACCTCAATTCTCTTGCTCGAACAATATCCATTGATCATCCACAGGCAGAGGACCTTCGTCAATTACGTATGCTGCTGGGAAAAACCATCTCTGCTTCTGCAACAGATGATGAGGTCTTGAAAATGAGTCTTAATCTGCTTGTAGCAAATAAAATCTATCTGCATAAAAACCAGCAGGGCAAACCTGAAGTGAGCCTGCTCGAGCCAACACAGTTTGATTTCGAAAGTGATGATCCAATTAAGATCTGTCAAGAGTTGCACCTCTCCTTCGTGCGGGACTATCTCTTCCTTCACAAGAAACAGAGCATCGTCAATCTGTTAAAAAAACGACAGTCCAAAACGGAAAAGGCCCTCGAAAGCTATCAATTGCACCTGAAGAAAATCAATACCCGACGTAGTTACGAAGAAGTGGCCAACATTGTCATGGCCAATCTACACCAATTCAAGCCGGGTCAGGAAAAAATTGTATTGGAGGATTTTTACACCAACCGGCCCATCGAAATCAAAATCAAACGAGGTGTCAAACCACAACACCATGCCGAGAACCTGTATCGAAAAGGGAAAAATGAAAAGATCGAGCGCCAGAAGACGGAAGAAAGCATTGCCGCGAAAGAAGAAGAGCTTTTTGCCTTGATGGCACAACTAGAAGATTTAGAACCAGTAGACAATTTCCGAACACTCAATCAATTTGTTAAAGAAAAGAAGCTGGATCCATCTAAGGGAGCTACATCGGAGACTATCCTTCCATATAAAGAGGTGATTTACATGGGCTTTCAAATATGGATCGGCAAGCATTCTAAAGCTAACGATGAACTGACCTTAAAATATGCCCGAAAGGATGACACCTGGCTCCACGCCAAAGATGTTTCGGGCTCACATGTCGTGATCAAAAACGCTGGTAACAAGACCATTCCTACACCTGTATTGGAAAAAGCCGCTGCCCTCGCCGCACATCATTCCAAACGCAAAAGTGATTCCTTATGCCCAGTGATTTATACGCCGAAGAAGTTTGTCAGAAAGCGCAAAGGTGATCCACCGGGGGCTGTGGTGGTGGAACGTGAGCAGGTGATCATGATAGCCCCTTCTCCTGAAATTTAG
- a CDS encoding MBL fold metallo-hydrolase encodes MRITFLGTGTSQGVPVITCTCDVCTSLDFHDKRLRSSIHVQVGETSIVVDTGPDFRQQMLRERIRKLNAVIFTHEHKDHTAGLDDVRSFNFAQKTDMPIYGRKTVLEQIKKEFAYAFAEIKYPGVPIITPIEIENRPFEVAGIDIIPIEVMHHKLPVFGYRFGDFSYITDTNYISPEEIDKVRGSKVLVLNALQKTEHISHYTLQEAVDVAREIGAEKTYFTHISHKLGLHQEVNAELPEGMELAWDGLKVDL; translated from the coding sequence TTGAGGATTACATTTCTTGGTACTGGCACTTCACAGGGTGTTCCTGTGATCACTTGCACGTGCGATGTGTGCACGTCATTGGACTTTCATGACAAGCGATTGCGAAGTTCAATCCATGTACAGGTTGGTGAAACGAGCATTGTGGTAGATACCGGACCTGATTTTCGGCAGCAAATGCTCCGGGAAAGGATCAGGAAGCTCAATGCAGTCATATTCACACATGAACATAAAGATCACACAGCTGGCCTGGATGATGTCAGAAGCTTCAATTTTGCCCAGAAAACGGACATGCCGATCTATGGCAGGAAAACTGTATTAGAGCAGATCAAGAAAGAATTCGCTTATGCTTTTGCAGAGATCAAATACCCAGGCGTACCGATCATTACTCCAATAGAAATTGAAAACAGGCCCTTTGAAGTAGCTGGAATTGACATCATTCCAATAGAGGTCATGCACCACAAACTCCCTGTTTTTGGTTATCGCTTTGGCGATTTCTCATACATCACAGATACGAATTATATAAGCCCCGAGGAGATTGATAAAGTCCGTGGCAGTAAAGTGCTCGTTCTAAATGCCCTGCAAAAAACCGAGCATATCAGTCACTACACTTTGCAAGAAGCGGTAGATGTTGCAAGAGAAATCGGAGCAGAAAAAACCTACTTCACACACATCAGTCACAAACTGGGGTTACACCAGGAGGTTAATGCAGAACTTCCCGAAGGCATGGAGTTGGCCTGGGATGGACTCAAAGTAGACCTGTAA